Genomic DNA from Vicia villosa cultivar HV-30 ecotype Madison, WI unplaced genomic scaffold, Vvil1.0 ctg.001248F_1_1_2_unsc, whole genome shotgun sequence:
CTGGTTTTGTTGGTGTCTTCTTCTTAATACATGTTATCTTCCAATTAATGTAATAATAAAGTGTTCGATCTCTTGTTGTCAATTCCTTTTGCGTGTCTGAGGCGTGGTATCTTTGTATCTCAGTTTATCAATAACTTATAAGTTATCATACAAATGAAAGCATATCTATAATAGTATTATTGCTGTTAAATTTAGTAAACAAAAAAAGTTTATGGCATATACTTGTTTAATTTAAACTAGtaaggacccgtgcgttcgcacgggtcgcgcaatgccgatataaatattaaataaatattatataattattattaaaatatataaatacatatgaATTAAGAAAAAATATCTTAATGatgattgtcatataaatattaatttaatttattaggtTGTAGTTGTTGTTAGGATATACATATGAATTATGTTAAAGAATATATATGAGTATTTGGTATAATACATTTCACATAGAGATATAATTGTATTAACAATTGATTTTTTCTCATTCATAAAAGGTGCAATGCGTGTGTGTCCTCCACACTCTACACTCATGGTTTTGCAGGGCGGAGGCAAGATTTTATAACCAGTGTGTAGGGGTGGCGAACAAAGTCCACCCCAAAACTTGCCGCCCGCCAAAGCTCGCCCTGTCAAAGCCCGCCGCCCGTCAAAACCTGTCTCGCCTATGTCCGTCTCGCCATAAGTTCgccattttttagttaattctagtaattaagttcaccattttttagttaattctagtaatttcaattcttgatggttttattttatacatttatttgtaaatatatgtaatattttttaagtaaaatttgttaaaaaagatgtttttataaaaagttgttttaaaaaataaatgaaaaatttaattgaaaaaataaaaaaagtatgtaatttatttaataaaatgaaaaaatagaCGGGAAAATCCGCCGTTCGTCATCTTGGCGGAGCgaacatgatttttatgcccatttcacttggcgggctTGTACGCCCGCTTGTTTTTTGGCAGGTTTAAGGCGGGGCGGAGCAAAcggtccgttttgccacccctccGTTtgtccatttataaaaatatttgtaacttattttcgtttataaaaataattgtatcatcagttaactttttctcgtttataaaaataattgtaacttAGTCTCGcttataaaaacaattatatcAAGAGTTGATTTTTCCCgacttataaaaaaatttgtaacttattcccgtttaaaAAATTACTGTACCAACAGTAGACTTTTTccgattataaaaataattgtatcaacagttgactttttcccgtttataaaaatatttgtaacttattcccgttttataaaaataattttatcaacagttgactttttcccgtttataaaaatacttataatttattaccgtttataaaaataattgtatcaacagtaaATTATTTCTTACACTACAAAAAATCACGTCTGTAGCGACGTGGAATCCATGACACAACATGGAATATCACGTCAGAACGTGAAATTAGCGACATGGTCATATACGTCGCCTGGGAGTGCGTGGGAACTTTTTGTGTTGTGTTTATCACGTCACAAATTTGTGACATGGCATTCACGTCGCTAAACTTGCACAATTACCAAGCCTCCATCTGCAACTGGGACAGACAAGGTCTGCAAAAAGCAGATGGCACAGTACACGAAGAAAAGTTGTGGCGTGTTTTCTATGTCACTGATTTGTGACATGTAAAACACGTtgctaattttaaaattaattttggaaGTTGCGACGTGTCTTACATGTCACAAATCAGTGACATGGAAAACACGCCACAAAcattaaaatgttttttaaaaaaaatctgatttttattattataaaaaaaaattattattaatattatttgttgaaaattaataaatattgtaATACCCgatattatatttattcaatCTTTATATTTGCTAATATGATTAGTATGAAATAAGGTGGATAAATATGGTATATATATTTCTACTAATTGGTTTATGGGACTAGCTTAACCTATTAGTAGCAATAAGAGGGGCATATTAGTAATTTCACCCTTAAATAGAAATGGGGCATGTTTGGTTGCTCATCTTCTTTCTGTCTAAAAAAACCAGAATTTTTGGTTAGAGAAGAAAAGGGAGAGAAGTGTGgaaagagaggaagaggaagaagagtccCAAAACTCAGTCCAAGCTTCATCCTTGCATGCAACCAGTTCTGTCCCAATCTTGCTCTTGTCATCATCATCTTGCTTTCAGCTCtgtcatcatcatcttctccaactcTAAGGTGAGTCCCTAGTTAGCAACCATGGGGTTTTGCATGTGGGGAttcaattggggtttagggattgtgagcaAATCATGAATCAATGATGCTAACTATGTTGTTCTGCTATAATCCTTGCATGCTGATGTTCTTaaatgtatttgtatgatgcaaTTTCGTTGGGACTGTTTTATAAGTGTAGGGGATCAACCATGGGatgtttgggactggtttagagcttctaaaacgcagaaaattgattctgctacagggtattcggttacgggtctttgggtaaccgattactctgttaaaaatgcaattttggactgtttttagtgccagtaatcggttactgagtttgggtaatcggttaccctgggcgcagagggaaaaaaatcagcaaacttcggaaattcgtaacttttgcgtcgtaagtccgtttcgcgcaaactttatatcgttggaaagctagcgacgtgtactttctaataaaattggtccccaaacctgAATGctagatttaattatatttgaacccCACTTAGTGTGTCGCGTCGAGTGAAATTGAATGTCGCTATTTCCCCTGAGAACAGTTTCGTTCCGTAAAGGGAACCGAATGTCTCCTTAGTCACgtgagacttgtttaattggTATTCAAACATGCTAATGTCATATATGATCATGGATGTGGTAattttaatatgtgaattatgcatgattagaatgaattaatctcattgcacttaATTGCTACATTATGTTTACATGTGAATGCTATATTGTGATGAGACATGAATATATTGTTgatgcccgttgtttcggttaaacaattgggattgtgtgcCTGTATGATTGGCGATTgatatgtgtgtatgcttgaatcgaaacgggccgggggctaggttgcgttatgtcccgagctttgtgatcaatgggacagccccgatcatgtgatcttgggctcacacctgagctatcgttgcagtgtgcttgtgagagtCTTGAGGCATTttcccacttggcgttaacacacttgcgtgctcggtatggtggcgttGTGCGGCCAAGTAGGCCTACACATGACAGGTAAGCCATCTCTagtggtgccatgtaggctacatcactaggctttcgcccgatggacccatgtatcaagatggcgtattgtactcggcgttaacacatgtgcgtgaagatggttaacgggacaatgacgccaattaggctaaggtcatctcgcggccatttaggcttgtgcgaacccgtctaatcatcttgcggtgtgcttgtacaagtctcttgacaataggcatgggcgtgattcatcgagggtgtgtttttataacctagtcgaggcattaacgcgtttctggattccccttatatggatgcgggttttgcatacttggtttCTTATATAATTGTACATTTGCATTATTCATCCAATGGCGGATGAATTGATTATttgctccgtatttgtaccggaagTAAGattaaccccgaatcaatggtggattcgttcaTTTGTAgtatgttccctttagatccgagtggactagtaggataggcggactcactgagatttagtaatctcatcccattccaattatattttttttcaggtggttcgagacaagatcgcggtaagggaaagatggattagatctcttggcgatgcttggatgtTTCTTTTAGTTCTTATCGTGCTTGCTAGTTTATGTGTTTTGGACATGTACTATtatgatgtacttgtattttggccatgatacattcggcttttgtatTCGTACACTTCTACGTTCCGCTGCAAAACATTATGAATTTGTCGTCTTATGAACCatttataatactttatgcatattattctagacaaatatgtgtgaggtgttacagttggtatcagagcaggtcgatcctcgactttgctaggacgcatcataatgcagtacaattctgactcatatgtgtataatcagtaggattccttatgtcttatttatggtattgagcctgatcaacttgattccatgcgtaggacagacagggagatggctgagcaacgcagaggtcccaGAAGGCCCAAAACTAGGCATGTGGAGCCCGAGCAAGAAGCTGGAGGTGCAGGCGTGCCTTGGCAACAGATGATGCAGCAGATGATGCAGCAGAACCAGATGATGgctcaaatgatgcaaggcatgcagggACAACAACCTCCTGCTCAAGTTCCCGTTCCTCAAGCTGCAGTTGGACCTGATTTTCGTGCCTTCTTCAGGATGGATCTCCCAGAGTTTGTTGGCGGACTTGATTCACTCTTGGCTCATGATTGGTTAGCGGGTATGGAGAGGGTGTTTCAAGCTATTCAGTGTACTGAAGAAGAGAATGTGATCTTTACTACTCAGAAGATGAAGGGAccagctcttaggtggtggaacactACATCCACTTATTTCACCACTCAAGAGATTCCTAAGGATTGGCAACACTTCAAAGTGGCATTCTTGGAGAAGTATTTCCCTAATAGTGTGAGGACTCAGAAGGAAAGAGAATTCCAGAACTTCAAGCAAGGTGACATGTCTGTTTCAGAATATGCGGAGAAGTTCGAGGACTTGGCAGACTACTCCAGACAGGCTGTTTATGCTCcagatgaactatggaagattgatcaattcatgatgggtttgagggccgacattgctcatagtgtTTCTCAAAGAGAGTTCACCACTTATGCTGAATGTTTGAGGCAATGCTATGTTGCCGAAAACAGCTTGAAGAGGGTTcaagaagagaggaaccagaacaAGGCTAATTTTAGGGAGCAAGGGAGATCTACTCAACATTTGAGGCCCCGTAACCATCCATCAAAGAAGAAGCAGGTTTATGGTGACCAATCAGATCAACCGCCTTATTGTCGCAAGTGTAATAGGAAGCACACTGGGGAGTGCCCCAACTCTTTAGTGACTTGTTACGAGTGTGGCGAGCCAGGTCACATATCCAGATTCTGCCCCAAGAGGAGAGCTTCTGGGAAGACTACCGGTCGAGTTTACACTTTGGATTCGAGGAAGGCTAAGGGAAACCATAAtctcattgcgggtacgtgttatgttaacaatcaacctttatgtgttttagttgattgtggagccacTCATTCTTTTATCTCCACCGAGTGCGTCTACCGACTTGGTTTGGAGGTTATTCCGTTACCTGAACCCATGATTATTTCTTCGGCAACGGATGATACTGTGGAAGCTCGACTAATTTGTAAAGATTGTTCAGTGTCTTTTAATGGTCGTGACTTCCCGATTGATCTAATTTGCTTACCCCTCAAGAAGCTTGATGTC
This window encodes:
- the LOC131634182 gene encoding uncharacterized protein LOC131634182, coding for MAEQRRGPRRPKTRHVEPEQEAGGAGVPWQQMMQQMMQQNQMMAQMMQGMQGQQPPAQVPVPQAAVGPDFRAFFRMDLPEFVGGLDSLLAHDWLAGMERVFQAIQCTEEENVIFTTQKMKGPALRWWNTTSTYFTTQEIPKDWQHFKVAFLEKYFPNSVRTQKEREFQNFKQGDMSVSEYAENVSQREFTTYAECLRQCYVAENSLKRVQEERNQNKANFREQGRSTQHLRPRNHPSKKKQVYGDQSDQPPYCRKCNRKHTGECPNSLVTCYECGEPGHISRFCPKRRASGKTTGRVYTLDSRKAKGNHNLIA